One Saccharomyces kudriavzevii IFO 1802 strain IFO1802 genome assembly, chromosome: 7 DNA segment encodes these proteins:
- the VMA7 gene encoding H(+)-transporting V1 sector ATPase subunit F (similar to Saccharomyces cerevisiae VMA7 (YGR020C); ancestral locus Anc_4.157), translating into MAEKRTLIAVIADEDTTTGLLLAGIGQISPETQEKNFFVYQEGKTTKEEITDKFNRFTEERNDIAILLINQHIAENIRARVDSFTNAFPAILEIPSKDHPYDPEKDSVLKRVRKLFGE; encoded by the coding sequence ATGGCTGAGAAACGTACTCTTATAGCTGTGATAGCTGACGAAGATACAACTACCGGTTTATTGTTAGCTGGTATTGGGCAAATCTCTCCTGAAACTCAGGAGAAGaacttttttgtttaccaAGAAGGTAAAACCACCAAGGAGGAAATCACCGACAAGTTCAACCGCTTTACTGAAGAACGAAACGATATTGCTATCCTTCTAATCAATCAGCATATCGCGGAAAACATAAGAGCAAGAGTGGATTCCTTCACCAATGCATTCCCTGCTATCTTAGAAATTCCATCGAAGGATCATCCTTACGATCCTGAGAAGGATTCTGTATTGAAAAGGGTCAGAAAATTATTTGGTGAATGA
- the THG1 gene encoding tRNA guanylyltransferase (similar to Saccharomyces cerevisiae THG1 (YGR024C); ancestral locus Anc_4.161), producing the protein MANSKFGYVREFETHDIILPQCYIVVRVDGKKFHEFSKFYEFAKPNDASALKLMNACAKNLVLKYKNDTILAFGESDEYSFILKSNTTLFKRRKDKLATLFGSFFTSNYVALWPKFFPDKPLSIKHLPYFDSRCVAYPNLQTIKDYLSWRYVDTHINNLYNTTFWQLIIKCGLTPQESEKKLCGTFSNDKQEILFSECGINYNSEPEMFKKGSLVTRKGEILHVNVIAQINELFQGF; encoded by the coding sequence ATGGCAAATTCTAAGTTTGGATACGTGAGGGAATTTGAAACGcatgatattattttgcCTCAGTGTTATATTGTTGTGAGAGTAGATggtaaaaaatttcatgaatTCTCTAAATTTTACGAGTTTGCCAAGCCAAATGATGCGAGTGCTCTTAAGTTAATGAATGCTTGTGCAAAGAACCTTGTGCTTaaatacaaaaatgatacTATATTGGCTTTTGGGGAAAGTGACGAATACtcatttattttgaaatcaaacACAACTTTGTTTAAAAGACGAAAAGATAAGCTCGCGACTTTGTTTGgttcttttttcacatCCAATTATGTTGCATTGTGGCCCAAGTTCTTTCCGGACAAACCGTTGAGCATCAAGCACTTGCCATACTTCGATTCAAGGTGTGTAGCATATCCTAATTTGCAGACGATAAAGGATTATTTATCTTGGAGATATGTTGACACCCACATAAACAATCTTTACAATACTACCTTTTGGCAGCTAATAATAAAATGCGGATTGACACCACAGGAATCCGAAAAGAAACTATGCGGAACATTTAGTAATgataaacaagaaatattGTTTTCTGAATGTGGTATAAACTATAACAGTGAACCCGAAATGTTTAAAAAGGGCTCCTTGGTAACCAGAAAGGGAGAGATCCTGCATGTAAATGTCATTGCACAGATAAATGAGCTGTTCCAAGGATTTTAG
- the DPC29 gene encoding post-initiation translation factor DPC29 (similar to Saccharomyces cerevisiae YGR021W; ancestral locus Anc_4.158) yields MLTRSRCYSKLLRNCQLFSTLNSSVGSGHNKWSTIKHGKAKNDAERNKINNKFANQIAMSVKLGNGITDPTMNIRLATSIDLANKNNVSKKVIENAIRKASGSSSGKDSNSSELCVYEGMGPGGVAIVVEALTDNKNRTIGLIRSAFNKANGSMTPTLFFFDKRGYVAVTPPSELDTEDKVLESVLEIQGIEDIVAVHDDTEDAECDAEAETAGPTYEAVTEPAETNKVAALLKERGFHIRDLGIGYNAKPDMAVTVQGDETVEKLEKLTAALEDIDEVTSLYTNASDP; encoded by the coding sequence ATGTTGACGAGAAGTAGGTGCTACAGTAAGCTGCTCAGGAATTGCCAACTTTTCAGCACACTGAACTCTTCGGTAGGTTCGGGTCACAACAAATGGTCAACTATCAAGCACGGTAAAGCCAAGAATGATGCCGAACGGAACAAGATCAACAACAAGTTTGCCAACCAGATAGCAATGTCTGTCAAGTTGGGAAACGGCATCACAGACCCGACTATGAATATCCGACTAGCCACCAGCATTGACCTAGCGAATAAGAACAATGTCAGTAAAAAAGTGATCGAGAATGCCATCCGGAAGGCATCCGGAAGCAGTTCGGGCAAGGACTCGAACTCGTCAGAGTTATGTGTATACGAAGGAATGGGGCCCGGCGGAGTGGCCATAGTGGTGGAGGCGCTTACGGATAACAAGAACAGAACGATAGGGCTGATAAGAAGTGCATTTAACAAAGCTAATGGGTCAATGACTCCGACgctgtttttcttcgacAAAAGGGGATACGTTGCAGTGACACCTCCGAGTGAACTAGACACCGAGGATAAGGTGCTAGAAAGTGTGCTGGAGATCCAGGGTATCGAGGACATCGTGGCCGTACATGATGATACAGAAGACGCAGAGTGCGATGCTGAAGCAGAAACTGCTGGCCCCACTTACGAGGCGGTTACGGAACCAGCAGAAACCAACAAAGTCGCCGCCCTACTGAAGGAGCGTGGCTTCCACATTAGGGACTTGGGCATAGGCTATAACGCCAAGCCGGACATGGCAGTCACCGTGCAAGGCGACGAAACCGTcgaaaaactggaaaagtTGACTGCCGCGCTCGAGGACATAGACGAAGTGACGTCGTTGTACACCAACGCCAGCGACCCCTGA
- the ERV1 gene encoding flavin-linked sulfhydryl oxidase (similar to Saccharomyces cerevisiae ERV1 (YGR029W); ancestral locus Anc_4.167): MTVNPPQEGLSGRKIIYDEDGKPCRSCNTLLDFQYVTGKISNGLNNVSSNATLANTAAATATSVDLIPGSRTYRKVDPPDVEQLGRSSWTLLHAAAASYPAKPSDEQKGEMKQFLNIFSHIYPCNWCAKDFEKYIRENAPRVESREELGRWMCEAHNKVNTKLRKPKFDCNFWEKRWRDGWDE; the protein is encoded by the exons ATGACCGTCAACCCACCACAAGAAGGGCTAAGTGgaaggaaaataatatacgatgaagatggtaAACC TTGCCGATCATGTAATACTCTActtgattttcaatatgTAACCGGTAAGATTTCCAATGGCTTAAACAATGTTTCGTCTAACGCCACGCTAGCAAACACAGCGGCTGCGACTGCTACATCTGTAGATTTAATACCTGGCTCAAGAACATACAGGAAAGTCGATCCTCCTGATGTGGAACAACTTGGGCGGTCTTCATGGACACTACTGcatgctgctgctgccaGCTATCCTGCCAAACCCTCAGATGAACAGAAAGGTGAAATgaaacaatttttgaatatctttTCACATATTTATCCCTGCAATTGGTGTGCGaaagactttgaaaagtatATAAGGGAAAATGCTCCACGAGTTGAATCAAGAGAAGAGCTTGGAAGATGGATGTGTGAGGCTCACAATAAAGTCAATACAAAATTGAGAAAGCCCAAATTTGACTGTAATTTCTGGGAAAAAAGATGGAGAGATGGCTGGGATGAGTAA
- the RPS25A gene encoding 40S ribosomal protein eS25 (similar to Saccharomyces cerevisiae RPS25A (YGR027C) and RPS25B (YLR333C); ancestral locus Anc_4.163) — protein MPPKQQLSKAAKAAAALAGGKKSKKKWSKKSMKDRAQHAVILDQEKYDRILKEVPTYRYVSVSVLVDRLKIGGSLARIALRHLEKEGIIKPISKHSKQAIYTRATASE, from the coding sequence ATGCCTCCAAAGCAACAATTATCTAAAGCTGCCAAAGCCGCTGCCGCCCTTGCTGGTGGTAAGAAATCTAAGAAGAAGTGGTCCAAAAAGTCCATGAAGGACAGAGCTCAACACGCTGTCATCTTagaccaagaaaaatacgaCAGAATCTTGAAAGAAGTTCCAACTTACAGATACGTCTCTGTCTCTGTTTTGGTCGATAGATTAAAGATCGGTGGTTCTTTAGCTAGAATTGCTTTGAGACATTTGGAAAAGGAAGGTATCATCAAGCCAATCTCCAAGCACTCCAAGCAAGCTATCTACACTAGAGCTACTGCTTCTGAATAA
- the SKDI07G2780 gene encoding uncharacterized protein (similar to Saccharomyces cerevisiae YGR026W; ancestral locus Anc_4.162), whose amino-acid sequence MAKTIKNIRKKDPKKKQSDPLGKQKAIWKIGHALTLAFGLLFSVTYFYHVLIFFKYRSWKWLFLRVNKNYSFTQSKRWYMRLLSWSPQIMYRLSLIGVFMSESVTMQQNWVGLNPTWNDLLSSENFHTLLIACLWFFGGGKSFYKILPYMILSYLHLTKMKYELNATKEEKISVTSRDKKMLHLLAYSELLVIFALTLDTILFKTGTSGFMLVIYVGIYWLRLNFSPYAQVTVLELLVKFEKYVPKNYRSKWQVIKNFVYMKMKEHEKRTEEVARCA is encoded by the coding sequence ATGGCAAAAACCATTAAAAATATCAGGAAGAAGGATccgaagaaaaaacagtcTGATCCTCTAGGTAAACAGAAAGCTATTTGGAAAATTGGACATGCTTTGACTTTGGCTTTTGGTTTACTTTTCTCGGTTACGTATTTCTACCATGTCTTAATCTTCTTTAAATACCGTTCCTGGAAGTGGTTGTTTTTAAGAGTTAATAAAAACTACTCATTCACTCAAAGTAAGAGATGGTACATGAGACTACTAAGCTGGAGCCCACAAATAATGTATCGTTTGTCGTTGATTGGTGTATTTATGTCTGAGTCTGTAACCATGCAACAAAATTGGGTCGGACTTAACCCTACATGGAATGACTTGTTGTCTTCCGAGAATTTTCATACACTATTAATCGCCTGTTTGTGGTTTTTTGGTGGTGGCAAGTCATTTTATAAGATTTTGCCCTACATGATTTTGAGTTACTTACACttaacaaaaatgaagtaCGAATTAAATGCTactaaagaagaaaagatctCTGTAACATCTAgagacaaaaaaatgttacATTTGCTTGCCTATTCTGAATTGCTTGTCATATTTGCTTTAACTCTGGACACTATATTGTTCAAGACAGGAACATCCGGATTTATGCTAGTAATTTATGTTGGTATTTATTGGTTGcgattgaatttttctccATATGCCCAAGTGACTGTCTTGGAGTTGCTTGtcaagtttgaaaaatacgtTCCTAAGAATTATAGGAGCAAATGGCAAGTTATAAAGAATTTCGTTTatatgaagatgaaagaacATGAAAAGAGAACAGAGGAAGTCGCTAGATGCGCTTAA
- the UGA1 gene encoding 4-aminobutyrate transaminase (similar to Saccharomyces cerevisiae UGA1 (YGR019W); ancestral locus Anc_4.155) yields MSICEQYYPEEPAKPTIKTGSIPGPESQKQLRELGEVFDTRPAYFLADYEKSLGNYITDVDGNTYLDLYAQISSIALGYNNPALIKAAKSPEMIRALVDRPALGNFPSKDLDKILKQILKSAPKGQDHVWSGLSGADANELAFKAAFIYYRAKQRGYEAEFSEKENISVMENDAPGAPQLAVLSFKKAFHGRLFASGSTTCSKPIHKLDFPAFHWPHAEYPSYKYPLEDNADENHKEDDRCLAVVEELIKTWSIPVAALIIEPIQSEGGDNHASKYFLQKLRDVTLKYNVVYIIDEVQTGVGATGKLWCHEYADIQPPVDLVTFSKKFQSAGYFFHDPKFIPNKAYRQFNTWCGEPARMIIAGAIGQEISDKKLTEQCSRVGDYLFKKLENLQKKYPEAFQNLRGKGRGTFIAWDLPTGEKRDLLLKRLKLNGCNVGGCAVHAVRLRPSLTFEEKHADIFIDVLTKSVDEL; encoded by the coding sequence ATGTCCATTTGTGAGCAATACTACCCAGAAGAGCCAGCCAAGCCAACTATCAAGACCGGATCTATTCCAGGACCCGAGTCTCAAAAGCAATTGAGAGAACTAGGTGAGGTTTTTGACACAAGACCAGCATATTTCTTGGCTGATtatgaaaaatctttggGTAACTATATCACTGATGTAGATGGCAATACATATTTGGATTTGTATGCTCAAATCTCCTCAATTGCATTAGGTTATAACAACCCTGCTTTGATCAAGGCAGCAAAATCACCAGAAATGATCCGTGCTTTAGTCGACCGTCCTGCCTTGGGAAACTTTCCATCAAAGGACTTGGACAAAATATTGAAGCAAATATTGAAGTCCGCACCAAAGGGTCAGGACCACGTCTGGTCTGGGCTTTCTGGTGCAGATGCCAATGAACTAGCATTTAAGGCCGCCTTTATTTATTACCGTGCTAAGCAAAGAGGCTATGAAGCAGAGTTTTCagagaaggaaaacatATCTGTCATGGAGAATGATGCTCCTGGTGCTCCTCAACTTGCCGTACTatcattcaagaaagcTTTCCATGGTAGACTGTTTGCTTCCGGGTCTACAACTTGTTCTAAACCAATTCACAAGTTAGACTTCCCAGCTTTCCACTGGCCTCATGCTGAATATCCATCGTATAAATATCCATTAGAAGACAATGCCGATGAAAACCATAAAGAAGATGACCGTTGCTTGGCGGTAGTTGAAGAATTAATTAAGACTTGGTCTATTCCAGTAGCAGCTTTAATCATTGAACCAATTCAATCTGAAGGTGGTGATAACCACGCCTCCAAGTATTTCTTACAAAAGTTGAGAGACGTTACTTTGAAATACAACGTTGTCTACATCATAGATGAAGTGCAAACAGGTGTCGGAGCCACTGGTAAGCTTTGGTGTCACGAGTACGCCGATATTCAACCACCAGTGGATTTGGTGACgttttccaagaaatttcaaagtgCAGGATATTTCTTCCACGACCCCAAATTCATTCCAAACAAGGCATACAGACAATTCAACACATGGTGTGGTGAACCTGCTAGAATGATCATTGCAGGTGCCATTGGACAAGAAATCTCTGACAAGAAGTTGACTGAACAGTGCTCAAGAGTGGGTGATTActtgttcaagaaattagaGAATTTACAGAAGAAGTATCCCGAAGCCTTTCAAAACTTGAGAGGTAAGGGCAGGGGTACGTTCATCGCATGGGATTTACCTACTGGTGAAAAGAGAGACTTgctattgaaaagattgaagTTGAATGGTTGTAACGTAGGTGGATGTGCAGTCCACGCAGTGAGATTGAGACCTTCTTTAACATTCGAGGAAAAGCATGctgatattttcattgacGTATTGACCAAATCAGTTGATGAATTATGA
- the MSP1 gene encoding protein-degrading AAA family ATPase MSP1 (similar to Saccharomyces cerevisiae MSP1 (YGR028W); ancestral locus Anc_4.166), giving the protein MSRRFDLKTITDLSVLVGTGISLYYLISRLLNDVESGPLSGKSKESKAKQSLQWEKLVKRSPALAEVTLDSYERTILSSIVTPEEINITFQDIGGLDPLISDLHESVIYPLMMPEVYSNSPLLQAPSGVLLYGPPGCGKTMLAKALAKESGANFISIRMSSIMDKWYGESNKIVDAMFSLANKLQPCIIFIDEIDSFLRERSSTDHEVTATLKAEFMTLWDGLLSNGRVMIIGATNRINDIDDAFLRRLPKRFLVSLPGSDQRYKILGVLLKDTKLDEDDFDLQVIADNTKGFSGSDLKELCREAALDAAKEYIKQKRQLIDSGKIDASDNSSLKIRPLKTKDFARKLRLDVTSTLASQPLD; this is encoded by the coding sequence ATGTCTCGTAGATTTGATTTGAAGACCATTACTGACCTCTCCGTTTTAGTCGGAACTGGAATATCCTTATATTATTTGATTAGCCGATTACTCAACGATGTCGAGTCAGGGCCTTTATCAggcaaatcaaaagaatcaaaGGCCAAGCAGTCTTTACAGTGGGAAAAATTGGTGAAAAGATCACCTGCACTGGCGGAAGTAACACTAGATTCATATGAAAGGACTATACTATCATCGATCGTTACCCCCGAGGAAATAAATATCACATTTCAAGATATTGGTGGTTTAGACCCGCTTATTTCAGATTTGCACGAAAGTGTTATATATCCCTTGATGATGCCGGAGGTATACTCCAATAGCCCTCTGCTTCAAGCTCCCAGTGGAGTTTTGTTATATGGGCCTCCGGGATGTGGTAAAACCATGTTGGCAAAGGCCTTGGCTAAAGAAAGTGGTGCCAACTTCATCTCCATAAGAATGTCATCTATCATGGATAAATGGTACGGCGAATCTAACAAAATAGTGGATGCAATGTTTTCATTGGCGAACAAGTTACAGCCTTGTATAATATTCATcgatgaaattgattcaTTCTTAAGAGAACGCTCTTCCACAGATCACGAGGTCACTGCAACTTTAAAAGCCGAATTCATGACTTTGTGGGATGGTTTATTGAGCAATGGAAGGGTGATGATCATCGGTGCCACCAACCGGATAAACGACATAGATGATGCGTTTCTAAGAAGATTGCCAAAGAGATTTCTTGTATCATTACCTGGTTCTGACCAACGTTATAAAATACTAGGCGTTCTATTAAAGGATACTAAACTtgacgaagatgattttgatttgcaAGTAATTGCAGATAATACCAAAGGGTTCTCTGGGTCAGACTTGAAAGAGCTATGTAGAGAGGCGGCCTTAGATGCAGCAAAAGAATATATCAAACAGAAAAGACAACTAATTGATAGTGGTAAAATCGACGCCAGTGATAATTCCTCTCTGAAGATAAGGCCATTAAAAACAAAGGATTTTGCAAGAAAGTTAAGACTAGACGTTACAAGTACACTAGCATCTCAACCTCTGGATTAG
- the MTL1 gene encoding Mtl1p (similar to Saccharomyces cerevisiae MTL1 (YGR023W) and MID2 (YLR332W); ancestral locus Anc_4.159), which produces MASCIWIEKQSFGWRSLMCRLILLTILSALPLSVLSQEVAPANSTTSSTDPSITSLSVFESSTSTEDTASSISLSTTSIASVSFTSFPQSSLSLSVSSTFSSAFSSSSVQAPSSILPSSLPFSSSSLDVASSSSSSLSSSSFPPSSSSATTTSTSSTTAFSTLSTSSSSTSSSSSSSISSYDLESSSFLFSSSTSISSASPPSTSSLSDLSTSTSSQSSSLLQSSTSYSPTSSQSSYSSSYSSSSSTSSTSTTSTTSSTSSTSSTSSTSSTSSTSSTSSTSSTSSSTSTSTSPSSSSSSSSSSSTYSSSSYASLSSDPTSSITSTSTSSFTTPASQYSDLKRTITSIIEGKTILSNYYTTITYSPTASASSNKSPHHSGLSKKNRNIIIGCVVGIGAPVIAILLILIYMFCVQPKKTDFIDSDGKIVTAYRSNIFTKIWYFLLGKKIDGTEKFSSDSPIGNSNIQTFEDINPEDIMLNNDNPYTPKHSNIEGYEGDGSDDENLPSNLHDRGINGQYSPTKSTSYSMSNSNSQDYADHVEVNGIMPDEGIHRVYDDSESSIDENYYARPNGLSVTNY; this is translated from the coding sequence ATGGCAAGCTGCATTTGGATTGAGAAACAGAGCTTCGGTTGGAGGTCATTGATGTGCCGACTGATCCTTCTGACGATCTTATCTGCGCTTCCGCTGAGCGTTCTTTCGCAGGAGGTGGCCCCGGCCAATAGCACAACATCGAGCACAGATCCTTCCATCACTTCGCTTTCTGTATTTGAATCATCCACGTCTACTGAGGATACAGCGAGCAGCATAAGCTTGTCAACAACCAGTATAGCCTCTGTCTCTTTTACTTCATTCCCACAATCCTCTTTATCCCTTAGCGTCTCATCTACATTTTCATCAGCGTTTTCCTCCTCGTCCGTGCAAGCTCCATCATCCATCTTACCATCCTCTCTTCCATTCAGCTCTTCCTCCCTGGACGTtgcatcatcatcatcatcgtcgttgtcgtcgtcgtcgttCCCGccgtcatcatcgtcagCCACTACGACATCTACATCTTCAACAACTGCCTTCTCCACACTTTCAACAAGCTCATCATCAACTTCATCctcgtcttcttcgtcaATATCTTCGTATGACTTAGAGAGTTCAagctttttgttttcttcttctacttcAATTTCCTCCGCTTCACCACCTTCAACCTCTTCCTTGTCCGATCTCTCAACGTCGACCTCCTCTCAATCATCATCTTTGTTGCAATCGTCAACCTCTTACTCACCAACATCATCACAGTCATCATACTCATCATCATACTCGTCGTCTTCCTCAACGTCTTCAACATCTACGACTTCTACAACATCCTCGACATCCTCGACATCCTCGACATCTTCAACATCTTCAACATCTTCAACATCTTCAACATCTTCAACATCTTCAACATCTTCctcaacatcaacatcaacatcaccatcatcgtcatcatcgtcatcatcatcatcatccacCTACTCCTCGTCTTCATATGCCTCATTATCTTCGGATCCTACCTCGTCAATCACTTCTACATCCACTTCATCCTTCACCACTCCTGCTTCTCAGTACTCTGATCTGAAAAGAACTATAACTAGCATTATAGAGGGCAAAACTATCCTTTCTAATTACTATACCACTATAACATATTCACCAACAGCTTCAGCATCCTCAAATAAAAGTCCACATCACTCAGgcttatcaaaaaaaaatcgtaATATTATCATTGGTTGCGTCGTTGGTATTGGTGCTCCCGTCATAGCGATTCTACTAATCTTAATTTACATGTTTTGTGTTCAGCCCAAGAAGACAGATTTCATTGATTCTGATGGCAAAATTGTTACCGCCTATCGCAGTAACATTTTCACCAAAATTTGGTACTTTTTATTGGGTAAAAAAATCGACGgaacagaaaaattcaGCTCAGATTCTCCTATAGGCAATAGCAACATCcaaacttttgaagataTCAATCCTGAGGATATTATGCTTAACAATGACAACCCTTACACCCCTAAGCACAGCAATATCGAAGGCTACGAAGGCGACGGCAGCGACGACGAAAACCTACCATCAAACTTACATGACAGAGGCATCAATGGACAATACTCGCCCACTAAGTCTACGTCATATTCGATGTCAAATAGCAACAGCCAAGATTACGCAGACCACGTTGAGGTTAATGGAATAATGCCCGATGAAGGGATCCATCGCGTTTATGATGACAGTGAAAGTAGCATTGACGAGAATTACTATGCCCGACCAAACGGATTAAGCGTTACAAACTATTAA